The genomic DNA AACTTCGAGAACCTGGACCCGGCCAATACGCTGTGGAGCAAACAGTACAACCTGTACGCCAAGGTCGACACGGAAGGCCCGCGCCACTTGCAATTCGAGAAGTACTGGGGCGGCCACGTGTTCCTGAACGATGTGGAAATACAGTACATCGTCGATAACCTGTTCATCGGCAACAAACTGAGTACGGCGCAGCTGGTGACGTCTGATGGCGTGCGCATCGACCTGCGCAATATTCGCTCGCCGATCCTGGTGTTCTGCTCCTATGGGGACAACATCACGCCACCGCCCCAGGCCCTGGGCTGGATCACCGACCTGTACCGCAACGACCTGGACGTGCTGGGACATGACCAGACCATCGTCTACGCTACCCATGACAGCATCGGACATCTGGGAATCTTCGTCTCCGGCAGCGTCGGGCGTAAAGAGCACCAGGAGTTCGCTGCGAACATCGACATCATCGACGTGCTGCCGGCAGGCATTCACCACATGCAAATCGATGAGCATCCCGACCCAGTGCAGGAAGGAGACCCAACCAGTGACGTCTTCCTGACGCGGATTCGCCGCAGCAGCATCGATGAAGTCCGTGAGATCGTCCGTCCCGACCCTGAGAACGATCGCCGGTTCGCCGCCGTTGCGCGGATCTCCGAGGTCAACCTGGCTTGCTACCGCAGCTTCGTGCAGCCATGGATGCGTGCCCTGGTCACGGACCAGGGTGCGAAGTGGCTGGAGCCGCTGCATCCGCTGCGCATGGGCTATGAATTGTGGTCTGACAGGCATCCGCTCGCCGCCGCAGTACATGAGGCTGCGCAACACGTGCGCGACCATCGTCAGCCCGTCTCCGAGGCCAACCCTTTCCTGCAACTGCAGGCGCAGTTTTCCACCGCCGTCGAACAGATGCTGGATCAATTCCGTGATTGCCGCGACCAGATCTACGCACAGGCGTTTGACACGCTGTACAGCCTGCCGCTGGTGCAGGCCATGACTGGACAGAGCCTGCACGACGATGCACCGCCGCGACCCCGTCCCAGCGAGACGCCCGAGCATCGCCAGTATCTGGCGCAAGAGTTGACACGGCTCGAAGCGGATATTCACAGCGGCGGGCTCGCCGAAGCCTCCATACGGGCGCTGTTCTTTGTGCTGGCCGCGCGTGGCGAGGCCGACGGGCGGCACTTCCGGCACGCAAAAGAACTCGCGCGCCCCCATTTGGCAAACGACTTCGACATGCAGGTCTTTCGCCACCTCGTTCGTCGGCAGGCTTTGCTCATGAGGCTCGACGAGGACGCCACGGTGTCCGCCATCCCCGGATTGCTCAACGGCATAGCGCCTGATGACATCCGCCAGGTGGCGGGAATGATCGTGCAAGTGATTGGCAGCGGCGGTGTGCTGTCCGCACAAGAACAAACCAGGCTGGAACAGGTTTCTACCTTGTTCGAGCAGGCCGAGCGCCAAGCGCAGGCGGCTTCGGCGCCCGCCGTGATAAGTCCCGCCACTGATACCTCCGCTACGGTCGTGGACGCGAAGTCGACAACCGCCATGCCACGCTCTGCCAGTGGCACATCCGCTGCGGTCGAGGATGCGAATGCGGCGCCAGCCATGCCGAGCTCCGCCAGTGACACCTCCGCTCCGGCCATAAACACGACCTCCAAGACATCCTCTCCAAAGCCTAAGGCGCCTCAGAAGAAAACTGCTACGCAGAAAACTGTGTCCAAGACGCCAGCCGCCCCGCGGACAAGTCAAACACGGCGAGGGAAAGGCAAATGACGACGTCCTCCGCACCGGTCGATGGCGCCGCCGACGCATTGCAGGTTCTGCGCAACCGCACCTTCGACGAGATCGCCATCGGCGACAGCGCCAGCCTCGAACGCGCGTTTTCGCCGCAAGACATCCACATGTTCGCGCTGCAATCGGGCGATGTGGATCCGGAATCTTCGGTGTCTTCGCCCTCGCGGGGCACCACGGAGGCCATTTGTGCAAACGCCCTGATCTCGGCTGTGCTGGGAACACGCCTGCCGGGGCCTGGAACCCAATATGTCAGCCAGAACCTGCGCTTGCTCGGAGCCGTTCGGCCCGGCGACAGGCTGACCGTGCAGATGCAGGTGAGCAGCAAAGACACGGCCACCCATCACGTCACGCTGGACTGCACCTGCACCAGCCAGGAGGGGGTGGCGATTTTCCAAGGCCAGGTAGAGGTCGTAGCGCCCACTGAGCGCATTGAAAGAACGCGCACGGCGTTGCCGGAAATCCATCCGGATGCGCAGGGCCGCACAGGCCTGCAGCACCTGCTGGCGCATGTCGCGCACTTGCAACCGATTCGGGTAGCCGTCGCCCATCCGTGCGATGTCCCCAGCCTGTCCGCTGCGCTCGAAGCGCGCCACGCGGGGTTGATCGAGCCGGTGCTGGTCGGGCCACGAGGGCGGCTCGAAGCAGTCGCCACCGAGGCCGGGCTGGATCTGGCCGACGTCGCCATTGTGGACGTCCCGCACAGCCACGCCGCTGCGCAGCAAGCCGTCGCCTTGGCAGCCGCAGGTGAAGTCGAAGCCCTGATGAAAGGGAGCCTGCACACCGACGAACTGATGTCCGCGCTGGTTTCGGCAGCAGCGGGGTTGCGCACCAAGCGCCGGGTCAGCCATTGCTTCCTGTTGCAGACACCGGCCTATCCGCGCCCGTTCATCGTCACCGATGCGGCGATCAATATCGCCCCGAATCTGGAACAGAAGGCAGACATCATCCGCAACGCCATCGAGCTGGCACAGGTGATCGGCGTGCGCGAACCCAAGGTCGCGATCCTGGCCGCGGTCGAGACGGTCAGCCCGACGATGGCGGCCACGCTGGACGCTGCGGCGCTGTGCAAGATGGCCGATCGCGGCCAGATCACTGGCGGCCTGCTCGACGGGCCGCTGGCCTTCGACAACGCCGTCTCCATCGCCGCTGCGCGTATCAAGGGGATCGTTTCCGAGGTCGCCGGGCAAGCTGACATCCTCGTCGTGCCTGACCTGGAGAGCGGCAACATGCTTGCCAAGCAGTTGATCTTCATGGGCGGCGCAGCCAGCGCCGGGATCGTTCTTGGAGCCAAGGTGCCAGTCATTCTGACCAGCCGCGCCGACTCGCGTGATACACGCATCGCCTCATGCGCGATCGCACTGATGCTGGCCCACCACTATCGGCTGTCACCCCCTTGAGCCGACTTATCGGCAACTTATTAACCCCCTCTTTTTAATCCACCCCTTTGGAGGAAACACCATGCAGTACTCATTCTCTGGCCGCGTAGCCCTGGTCACCGGTGCAGGGTCTGGCATTGGCGAGGCCATTGCCCGGCTGCTTGCAAGCAACGGCCTGAATGTCGTCGTCTCCGATGTCAGCGCCGACAATGCGCAGCGCGTCACCAGCCTCATCAACGCCGAGGGCGGCCACGCCGTGGCCAACGTGGCCGACGTGGCATGCATCGATGAGGTCCAGGCTGCCGTGGCCTGCGCGGTCGATACGTTCGGCGACCTTCATTTTGCCGTCAACAACGCCGGTATCGGTGGCGACCAGAGCCCGGCGGGAGAACTGGACCCTGCCGCCTGGCGCCGGGTGATCGATGTCAACCTGAACGGCGTGTTCTATGGCCTGCGCCATCAGATTCCCGCCATCCTGCGCTCGGGAGGCGGCGCCATCGTCAACGTCTCCTCCATCCTGGGGGTGGTGGGCGACGCAGCGAACCCTGCGTACGTCGCAGCCAAACATGGCGTGACCGGGCTGACCCGCTCGGCAGGACTGGCCTATGCGTCCAAGGGAATCCGGATCAATTCGATTCATCCCGGTTACGTGCGTACGCCCATCCTGGATTTCCTGGATGAATCGGCCCTCCAGAAGGCCGTTGACCTGCATCCGATCGGCCGTCTGGGGACCCCGGACGAAATCGCCCATGCCGTGGCGTTTTTGCTATCGGAAGGAAGCAGCTTCTTTGCGGGCACCCAGCTCATCGCGGACGGCGGCTACACGGCACGCTGAATCTGACGACGATGAGAGTGCAGGCATACCCGCACACCGTGGCGACGTCACCGGGGCCGGGCAAAAAGAGGACGACATGATGGATGCGACCACGGCCCGCTCCGGACGCCCCGGGCACGGACTGATCCTTGTACTGAACTGCGGTTCATCCAGCATCAAGTTTGCGGTGTTCGATCCCTCGGCCACGCCACTGCCTCGCCAGGCATTGTGGAATGGCAAGGTGCAGGGGATCGGCGGTGCCGATCCGGATTTCGGAGAGACCGGAGTTGCGCCGTTCTCGATCGAACTGGACACGGCACATCCGTATCGCGCCGCACTGCGCCTCATCCGCGATCGTGTCAGCCGGCGGCTCGACGGCCGCCACGTAGGTACGGTCGCCCACCGTATCGTCCACGGCGGCAGCAAATACTCCATGCCCGTGCGCCTGGACGCAAATGTCCTGGCCGACCTCAAGGGCTACATTCCTCTGGCCCCGCTGCACCAGCCATTCGCGCTCGAAGCCGTGGAGATCCTGCTGCGGGAGCAGCCAGATCTGCCACAGATGGCTTGCTTCGACACGGCCTTCCACCACACTTTGCCCCAGGTCGAGAAGATCCTGCCGTTGCCCTATGCCGCATGGGAGCG from Acidovorax sp. T1 includes the following:
- a CDS encoding DUF3141 domain-containing protein gives rise to the protein MNQDTTTSPTAAWGQLLWDPLRLSAMANEYAVDAWQRSILYADVRRQRGNQYQEHLQEQTPNVLDFASEVIMSGLDLPQPVNYGLVRILPPADTPSDPHKRPFVVVDPRAGHGPGIGGFKPDSEVGAALKAGHPCYFVGFLPDPVPGQTVEDVMRAEAAFVRKVGELHPDSRGKPAVIGNCQAGWQILMAAAVWPELFGPIIVAGAPLSYWAGDMPMRYAGGLTGGSWLTALTGDLGAGRFDGAWLVQNFENLDPANTLWSKQYNLYAKVDTEGPRHLQFEKYWGGHVFLNDVEIQYIVDNLFIGNKLSTAQLVTSDGVRIDLRNIRSPILVFCSYGDNITPPPQALGWITDLYRNDLDVLGHDQTIVYATHDSIGHLGIFVSGSVGRKEHQEFAANIDIIDVLPAGIHHMQIDEHPDPVQEGDPTSDVFLTRIRRSSIDEVREIVRPDPENDRRFAAVARISEVNLACYRSFVQPWMRALVTDQGAKWLEPLHPLRMGYELWSDRHPLAAAVHEAAQHVRDHRQPVSEANPFLQLQAQFSTAVEQMLDQFRDCRDQIYAQAFDTLYSLPLVQAMTGQSLHDDAPPRPRPSETPEHRQYLAQELTRLEADIHSGGLAEASIRALFFVLAARGEADGRHFRHAKELARPHLANDFDMQVFRHLVRRQALLMRLDEDATVSAIPGLLNGIAPDDIRQVAGMIVQVIGSGGVLSAQEQTRLEQVSTLFEQAERQAQAASAPAVISPATDTSATVVDAKSTTAMPRSASGTSAAVEDANAAPAMPSSASDTSAPAINTTSKTSSPKPKAPQKKTATQKTVSKTPAAPRTSQTRRGKGK
- a CDS encoding bifunctional enoyl-CoA hydratase/phosphate acetyltransferase; the protein is MTTSSAPVDGAADALQVLRNRTFDEIAIGDSASLERAFSPQDIHMFALQSGDVDPESSVSSPSRGTTEAICANALISAVLGTRLPGPGTQYVSQNLRLLGAVRPGDRLTVQMQVSSKDTATHHVTLDCTCTSQEGVAIFQGQVEVVAPTERIERTRTALPEIHPDAQGRTGLQHLLAHVAHLQPIRVAVAHPCDVPSLSAALEARHAGLIEPVLVGPRGRLEAVATEAGLDLADVAIVDVPHSHAAAQQAVALAAAGEVEALMKGSLHTDELMSALVSAAAGLRTKRRVSHCFLLQTPAYPRPFIVTDAAINIAPNLEQKADIIRNAIELAQVIGVREPKVAILAAVETVSPTMAATLDAAALCKMADRGQITGGLLDGPLAFDNAVSIAAARIKGIVSEVAGQADILVVPDLESGNMLAKQLIFMGGAASAGIVLGAKVPVILTSRADSRDTRIASCAIALMLAHHYRLSPP
- a CDS encoding SDR family NAD(P)-dependent oxidoreductase, with protein sequence MQYSFSGRVALVTGAGSGIGEAIARLLASNGLNVVVSDVSADNAQRVTSLINAEGGHAVANVADVACIDEVQAAVACAVDTFGDLHFAVNNAGIGGDQSPAGELDPAAWRRVIDVNLNGVFYGLRHQIPAILRSGGGAIVNVSSILGVVGDAANPAYVAAKHGVTGLTRSAGLAYASKGIRINSIHPGYVRTPILDFLDESALQKAVDLHPIGRLGTPDEIAHAVAFLLSEGSSFFAGTQLIADGGYTAR